The Mucilaginibacter rubeus genomic interval GCTATCAACCGGGGTAGAGGTAATTTTGCTGGCATTGTGCGAAACAATGGCCTCTTCGTCGTAACGGGTATCGGCTTTAGGGCTAAAGATCTCGACCTTAAGCTTGGCTATGCGGGCACGGTTTAGCCTCCTGATCAGCTCTTCGGTTTTGCCCGAAAACATTGATCCGCAGATAACCTCAATACTGCCGCCTAACTCGCTTTTACGCCTGAAAACCTCTTCGTGATATACCATTTATGACTTTAATAGTCGGCAAATATCAGAATTTAATCCTACTTTTGATAAGCATTTTCCTAACATTGAGGCCATGAAGCAAATGGATGTATTTAAAAAGATAGGTGGGATTTTAAAAGAGCTTAATGATCAATACGACTACCTTTCTGCTGATCCCAGCGAACTAAACGAACTTGAATTAGAGCTTTTTGTAGCCAACGCCCATTTTTTAAAAGACCATGCCGAAATTTTGCGCCGTATTAACGAGCGCGCGGCAGCTCCTGTACCATCAGCAGAAAAATCTCAGCCGGTAGCAGAGCAGTCTAAACCCATAACCCCGGTAGCTCCTCCGGCCCCAGCCCCTTTAACACCACCTGCAAAACAGGATGCACTGTATGAGCAGCGCTTTTTTGAGCCGGTTGTTCAGCAGCATATCCCTGTTCCGGTAGATAAAATTGAACTTACCAGTAATGTTGAACCGGTTGCCCCGGCGCCGTTTAACAACCCGGTAAAAATAGAAGTGATTACACCGGAACCGGAAATAACGGAAGCTCCCGAACCACAGATAGATCTAACCGCGGAAAAAAATACCGATAGTTACTCGTTTCAGCAGGAGATCCCGGAAGGAAACAGCTTTGAACTTAATTTAAACGAGGCTGATACCTGGGATGATGAAGCCGACCGCTTTGAACAGGAAGAGTTGATCAGTCAGCTTCCCGAAAAGCCTGTTGAAATTGCACCTATAGCCGAACAACCAAAACCTTTGCCCGTAGTTGAGCCTGTGACGCCCGTTGCCGAACCTGTTACTGCTACGGCACCCGATAACAGTCAGCAGGTGTTAACCTTTAATCAAAGGATCATGGCCCAAAAAGCCGAGAAAGCCAACGCCGCGGCGACAAGTACCACAACTGAGTTACCGGTTACAGATCTGAAATCGGCCATTAACCTGAATGATAAGCTGCTTTATATAAAAGATTTGTTTAACGGTTACAGCCTGGCATACAGTGAAGCTATCGAGATTGTAAACCGCTTCAACACTTTTGAAGAGGCCGAACGCTTCCTGAAAACCAACTACGTGGTTAAGAACAACTGGGAAAGTAAAGCTTCAACAGCCGATAAGTTTTATGCCTTGCTGAGAAGAAGGTACCCAACTGCCTAGCCATTGAGTACATAGTTGATAGTTCATAGCCACAATTGTTTGGTTGCAGGGATTCTCTCTTTCTGACTTACGGATTTTCCCGACTTGCGGACAAAAAGCTAAACGTTCGATTTCCTGTTTGAGTCGAGCTTAATGAGCGTGAACAGGAGCATGGTAAAGCTTATTAGTGACGAACCTCCGTAGCTGATAAATGGCAGCGGAATGCCAATTACCGGCACTACACCGATAGTCATACCGATATTGATCACTACGTGGAAAAACAATACTGAAGCTACACCGTAACCGTAAACACGCGTAAAGGGTGATCGTTGCCGCTCGGCTATCAGAATAACGCGCAGTATCAGGAACATGAACAGGCTTATCACCGTCAACGAACCTGCAAATCCCCACTCTTCACCAACGGTACAAAATATAAAGTCGGTGCTTTGTTCGGGTACAAATGAATACTGCGTTTGGGTGCCGTGCAAATAACCTTTACCCCAAAGTTTACCAGATCCAATTGCAATTTTCGATTGATTTACGTTGTAACCTTTGCCTCTTAAATCGGTAGTGATACCCAGCAAAATGTTGATACGCTCGGTTTGGTGTTTCTTTAAAACGTGGGTATAAATAAATTTCACGCTGAAAATAAACGCTATGCAAATGGCCAGGCCAATAAGCATAGTTTTAATCAGTTGCCTGTTCCGTTTAAATAAAAAGATGATGAACGCGGTTATTGCAACCAGTATCAGGATAATATAAAGCGGATTGTACAACAGGGATGTAACAAACAGGGTAATAAATAAACCTGCTATGATCAGGAAATAAGGCGATAACCCTTCCCGATATAACACGAATATCAATGAGCAAAATACCAGTGTTGAGCCGGTATCTGGCTGTAACATGATCAGCAACATCGGGAACCCGATAATGGCAGCGGCCATTAAAAACGATTTGGGTTCGGTAACGCGGATGTTTGTGCCGCTTAAATATCGCGCCAGCAGCAAACAAGTGGCAAACTTGGCAAACTCCGAGGGTTGCAACCTGAAACCGCCGCCCAGGTTTATCCAGGCCTGGTTACCACCTACGTTTCGCCCTATAATGAGCACAAGGATCAGCAGTAAGACTATGACCACGTAAAACGCGGGGGCAAGCGCCGCGATAAACCGGCTTTCGAGCAACAGGATAACGATACCTACAACTGCAGATACACAAATAAAGATGAATTGCTTCCCGTAATTAGTTGAAACGTCAACAATACTTTGGTGATTGGGATCATAAACCGCAGCGTGGATATTAAACCAGCCAATTGTACACAATATCAGGTACAGGAAAACTGTAAGCCAATCTACGTTAAAGAAGAAACTACGTTGCTGAGTACTCATGACTTGCTCCTTCCACCTGTTAATGATTTAATCCAGTTTGTTGGCTTATTGTTATAAGCTGCTTCTTGTCGTTCCTTTTTTATCGAATCGGCTTTAAATTTTTTAATGGAGTCAGCTTTAAACCTTTTTATCGAATCGATCCTGGCTGCCCTGATACTGTCACGCCTGCGCTCTTTTTGCAGATCTTGCGCATAAAGACTAAGATCGGGCAGGCGGTTGGCATTAGCAAAGTAGTCAACTGTAAACCCAGATTCGCGTGGGGTAATTTTGCCTTTTAAATATTTTTCAACTATAAAGCTGGCAATAGGGGCAGCCCAATGCGCTCCTTCGCCCGAGTTCTCGACTACAACGGCTATCGCTATTTTAGGATTATCGCGCGGAGCAAAGGCAACAAATACCGAGTGATCTTCGCCATGGGGGTTTTGTGCAGTACCGGTTTTACCGCACATGATAACATCCGGAATTTTTGACCTGCGGGCTGTACCACTTTCAACTACGGCCTCCATCCCATTAATTACCGGTTCAAAATATCCCGAATCAATGCCTACGTAGTTTTTTTGTATGTACTCTTTCTTGATCACGTTTTGGGTGCCGATAGCCTTAACGAGGTGCGGTTTATAAAAGAAACCACGGTTAGCGATGGTACACTCCAGGTTAGCTAACTGTAAGGGGGTAGCTAATAACTCGCCCTGGCCTATAGCTAAAGCGGCAATGGTGCTTGAACGCCAGGCGCCTTTATGGTAAGTGTTATCATAGTGCAACGGCGTTGGTACGTTGCCACGGCTTTCTGCCGGCATATCCAGATCAAGCCTTGCGCCCAGGCCAAATTTCATTACATTATTTCGCCATGCTGTAAAATTGGCCGTTGTGTTTTTTACGCCGTACCGGTCAACAATGCGCTGAAATACCATCGTGAAATAGCCGTTACATGACTCGGCTACCGCTTTAGCCATATTTACCGTTCCGTGTGCTTCGCCGTGGTTACAGTGTACAATACGGTTTCCCACCCTGTAATTACCGGTACAGTAAAAAGTTTCGCTCGGACTGATGATGCCTTCCTGTAAAGCGATAAGTGCGCTTAATGGTTTAAATGACGAACCAGGAGGATATTGCGCCTGTATAGGCCTGATGAAAAACGGCTTATACGGGTCGTTATACATTTTTGCAAGGTTATTACCACGCTCACGGCCTACCATCAGGTTGGGATCATAAGTAGGGCTACTTACATAGCATAATATCTCGCCCGATGAAGGTTCAATAGCTACAATACTGCCCAGCTTATTCTGCATCAGCTTTTCGCCAAGGCGTTGCAGGTCGATATCCAGAGACGAGGTAAGGCGCTCGCCCGAACGGGGCACGGTATCAAGTGCGCCATTGGCAAATGAACCCTTAAATACACCATGCGAATCAACCATTTGGATCTGCACGCCACGCTGACCGCGAAGTACGTTTTCATAAGCTTTTTCAACACCGGTAACTCCGATATAATCACCGAGGCGATAGTACCCATTAGAGCGTTTGATGTCCCTGTCGGTAACCTCGCCGATAAAGCCCAAAAACTGGGCAGCTACAGAATCTGGATAAGTACGTATAGTACGGGGCACAATAGAAAAGCCCGGAAACTCAAATAGCTTTTCCTGCAGGGCTGCATATAATTCTACAGATAATTGTTTTTCGAATATCGATGCTTTGGTTGGCGATTGCCTTTGCGCTTTTGTAAAGCGCTTATCAAAACCCTCCTTATCTATACCGATCATTTTGCAAAGCAGGAGGGTATCAAATGGTTTAACCTCTTTGGGGTTAACCATCACATCGTAAATAGGTTCGTTTTGTACCAGGATCTTGCCGTTACGGTCAAGTATGGGGCCGCGTGCCGGATAAAGGATAGTGGTGCGCCTTACATTGCTGTTTGCGTATATGGTATAGCGGTCGTCAACTATCTGGATATAATAGAGTCTCCCTAAAAGGGCTAAAATAATAGCTATAAAGATACCGGTAACAACGTAGCGGCGTTCAAAAAACTTATTCATTTACGTTCTTTCCTTCTGAAAAATAGCAGGCCCGAAATTAGTATTAAAAATACTGTAAACAATGAACTTAAAACAACACGGCTTAGTGTGTATTGTATTTCAGAAAAACTAAAAACCTCTAAATTAAGCAGGAAAAAGTGGTGGAATAAAGTGAGTATCAAAGCGTAGGTAAAGAACCACCTGAAGCCCATGATACTCAATGTAGGTTCAGGTTCGTTATCAAAGCCATCCTTTTGCACTGTTATGCTGATGAACAGCACGCGCACTAAAGCGAGCACTACACAGGCCGAAGCGTGCAGCCCCGGCGTATCGTAAAAGGCATCAATAGTGAGGCCTAAAACAAATGATAGTACAAACAGCAATACATTAGGTACTTCAAAGGGAAGCAACAAAATGAATAGTATATAGAAATACGGAGTCGCGAGATTATAGAACGTAATGTTTTTTAACAGGAAAACCTGTATAAAAACCAATACGATAAACCTAAGGAGGTTAATAAGGATAGTCCTACTCATTTTTGTTTTGTACGGCCTCCAGTCCCGTTTGTTCACCGGCAAACTTGTTATTTACCACGTAAACGTATTGAAGCTTTGTAAAATCGACAGCTAAGGCTACCTCAACGTTAATAAGTAAACCACCGCCTTTTGCATGCAGGTTAGTTATTTTACCAAACGGTATACCTGTAGGGAAAAGCGAATAACCTGATGTAACCACCGAGTCGCCTACTTTAGGTTGCGCGTTATTTTGAATATCAATTAGTAACCCTTTGTGCGGGTCAAGGTCGTTACCCCAAACAAATGAGCCAATATCTTTAGTGCCGGCAAGCATAGCGCTAAACCGGGTGTTTTTGTGTAACACCGATTGAACGATAGCCAAATGATCGGTTACCTGGATAACCTGGCCCACTACGCCCGCGCCGGTTATTACACCCATATCTTTTTGTATCCCATCCCTACTGCCCCTGTCGATAGTAATGTAGTTGCTCCGCTTGTTGAACGAGTTGTTGATAACCTTGGCTACAATATAGCTATACTGTTGCTTGTAAACGGTGTCATTAACCTTACGCTTATCAACACTATCAACATAAAAGGAAGCTTTAAGCTGGCCGCGAAGTTTTGCGTTTTCGCGGGCAAGGCTATCATTGGTTTCTTTTAACGACAGGTATCCTTTTAATGCATCAACCTGGCCGTACAGCGTACCGGTTACCTGGCTGGTTGAATTAATAAAAGATGCTTTCTGAAACGAGTTGTATTTGATATAAATAAGCAGCGAGCTAATCTCAAAAATCAGGAATAAAAAAAACGCGTTATACTTAGTTATAAATATCCAAAGGTTACGCATTGTTGGAGATTAGTTAATTGGAGATCAGAGATTAGTTGTCTATAGCAAAATTAGAAATTAGGAATCGGAGATAAGTATTGTAATAAAAACTAATCTCTAATCCCTAACCTCTAATCACTAACTCAGTTACTGCATTAAAAATTTAAAATTGCCAATGTTTTTAAGGGCAGTGCCGGTTCCGCGTACTACGGCGCGAAGAGGATCTTCGGCAACGTGAACCGGAAGTTTGGTTTTGGCAGCCACACGTTTATCCAGGCCACGCAATAACGCGCCACCACCGGTTAAGTAAATCCCGGTTTGGTAAATATCGGCCGAAAGCTCGGGTGGAGTGATCTCCAATGCTTTTAATATCGCTTCCTCAATCTTTGAGATTGATTTATCTAAACAATGTGCAATCTCGGTGTATGATACCATGATTTGTTTTGGTACACCGGTCATCAGGTCGCGGCCCTGAACGGCAAAGTCGCCCGGCGGCTCGCTCAATTCAGGAAGGGCGGCGCCAACCTCAATTTTAATTTTTTCGGCAGTACGGTCACCAATCATGATGTTGTGCTGACGACGGATATATTGAACAATGTCCGAATCAAAATTATCACCTGCAACACGGATCGACTGGTCGCACACGATACCCGATAACGCGATAACGGCAATCTCGGTAGTACCACCACCAATATCAATAATCATGTTACCCATAGGCTCTTCTACGTCGATACCAATACCTACAGCCGCAGCCATTGGTTCGTGGATAAGGTAAACCTCTTTAGCGCCGGCAATCTCGGCCGAGTCGCGCACGGCACGTTTCTCTACCTCGGTAATACCTGAGGGGATACAGATCACCATACGCAGTGATGGGAAAAACCATCCCTTGCCCTGGTTAATCATTTTGATCATCCCGCGTATCATGTGCTCGGCAGCGTTAAAGTCGGCAATTACACCGTCTTTTAGTGGGCGCACGGTACGAATATTATCGTGCGTTTTACCTTCCATCTGCATGGCCTGCCTGCCTATGGCAATCACTTTGTTGGTTGTTCTGTCGAACGCCACGATTGAGGGTTCGTCAACAACAACTTTATCGTTATGTATAATGAGGGTATTTGCTGTACCTAAATCGATAGCAATTTCTTGTGTAAAAAAGTTAAATAAACCCATCTGGTATTTCTTTCAGTATGTTATGCAAAGTTTATAAAAATACGCTTAAATAGTTTAGCATTTTGCAAACTTAAGCGTTAAAAAATCACATTTATTGTGTTGGGGTTGGGTTGATAGAGCTTATTTATTAAATGGTTGACTGGATTTACAGGTAAATTAAGTTAAAACAGGTTAAAAACATTTTTCCTTTTCACCAAATCAATCCCTACTCTTAAATCAAACGTTTTTAACCTAATAAACTACTCACCTAATCAACCCAATCAACCATTAATTTTAGTGTTTAAAGTGACGAACACCGGTAGTAACCATAGCCAGCCCTTTTTCATTGCACATCGCAACCGAAAGCTTGTCATTAATTGATCCGCCTGGTTGTAAAATGGCAGTGATACCTGCTTCGGCAGCTAATTCGGCACAATCCGGGAACGGGAAGAAAGCATCAGATGCCATTACCGCGCCGTTCAGGTCGAAGCCAAAGCTTTGTGCTTTGATCACGGCTTGTTTAAGCGCGTCAACCCTTGAGGTCTGGCCCACGCCACTTGCCATTAGCTGGTTATTTTTAGCAAACACAATGGTGTTTGATTTGGTATGTTTTACAATTTTGTTAGCGAAGTATAAGTCTTTCAACTCAGCTTCGGTAGGGGCTTTTTCAGTAACAGTTGTCATTTGGGCCGGACCTTCAATAACCGCGTCTTTATCTTGCTCAATTACACCATTCAATAAAGTTTTGAAGTGTTTAACGGGAAGCTCAACCGGCTGGCGAACCAACAGGATACGGTTCTTTTTACCTGAAAGGATCTTTACAGCTTCGTCAGAGAAAGCCGGTGCGATCAGGACCTCATAAAATAATTTGTCGATCTCAGTGGCGGTTTCCACGTCGATCTCGGCATTGGCAATAATTACACCACCAAAAGCAGATACCGGATCGCAAGCCAAAGCATCTATCCATGCTTGTTTGATAGATGAACGTGAAGCTACGCCGCAGGCGTTAGTATGTTTAAGGATGGCTACAGTAGGCTCGGTAAACTCGTCAATGATAGCAACGGCAGCATCAACGTCAACAAGGTTATTGTATGAAAGTTCCTTGCCGTTCAATTTGTTGAACATGGCATCAAGGTTACCGTAAAAAGTGCCTTTTTGGTGTGGGTTTTCACCGTAACGTAAAACCTGGCTGGTTTGGATACTTTGTTTAAATACCGGAAGTGGCTCAGCCTCGTTAAAATAGTTGAAAATATGTGTATCGTAGTTTGACGATATGTTGAATGCTTTCTGAGCAAATGAACGGCGCTGATCAATTGTGGTAGCGCCATCCTGCGTTTTCAGGATATTTTCCAGACCGGCGTAGTCATCTTTTGACGCTACGATCACTACATCTTTAAAGTTTTTTGCAGCTGCGCGGATCAAAGAAATACCACCGATATCGATCTTTTCGATAATATCTTCGGCGCTGGCACCTGATGCTACGGTTTCTTCAAACGGGTACAGATCAACAATCACCAAATCAATTTCAGGAATTTCGTATTGTGCTATTTGCTGTTTATCGCCATCAAAATCTCTGCGGGTTAAAATACCACCGAAAACCTTAGGATGCAGGGTTTTAACACGACCACCCAGGATTGAAGGATATGAAGTAAGGTCCTCAACCGGGATCACGTTTACACCTAAATTGCGGATAAAAGTTTCGGTACCACCGGTTGAATAGATATTTACACCAAGGCGGTTTAATTCATGAATGATGGGCTCTAAATTGTCTTTGTAATAAACAGAAATTAAAGCATTTTTTATTTGAACTGACTGGCTCATGTACACGCTGTTTTTTGAGCCGCAAAGGTAGTGATTAGTGATTAGAGATTTGAGGTTAGAGATTAGTTTTTTTTAATCAATGTTTTTGGAAGCTATTGGAGGTTAGAGTTTTGGAAATACACTACTTAAAAAGTGCGAATTTAAGTAGTCTTAATTCTCTACTTGCTTCTTTAGATAAGAAATATAGCCATTGATCATTCGCATACATTCCTCGCAATCTTGCCTGAGATTATCCATTGTTTGCTGATCTATCAGGTTATTATCAAAGGCGATGATTAAATGATCGATGGTTTCGGCGGCAGAGCCACGGGCATTTACCAAAAATTTTGAGGCATCTAAATAATGAAATCTGCCATGGCCTTCGGCTATGTTGTTACCAATAGAACGAGATGAGCGGATAATTTGATCAGTTAAACGATATTTTTCCTCGGCAGGGAACGCTTTAACTAATTCTGTAATATTATTTCGTAGCAAACGGGCCTTTTTCCAAACCTCTAAATCAGTAAAAGCTCCCATCTATGTGTTAAATGTATAAAAGAAGACTTGTAATCAACTGAATAAAAACCTAATCTCTGACCTCAAATCTCTAATCACTAAACAATCAGCTCTTCATTTTTTTCAATAGCGCTTCTACAACTTTGGGGAAATGGTTATGCTCCAGTTGCTGGCCTTTAAATTTTACTATTTCAAGTGTATCGCCGGGTTCTATCTTAAATTTTGACTGATGGATGATCTCACCTTCGTCAAAGTTTTCATTTACGAAGTGGATGGTGATGCCACTTTCTTCTTCTTTATCTTCCAAAACTTTGCGGTGAACATTATCGCCATACATGCCTTTGCCGCCGTATTTGGGGAGTAGGGCAGGGTGCAGGTTGATGATTTTATTTGGGAATGCTTTTAGTAATGATTGTGGTACAAGCCATAAAAAGCCGGCCAGTACAATCAGGTCTACCTGAAGGTTTTTTAGCAGGCGGATAACACCATCTGTTTCATAAAACTCGTGGCGGCTGAAAATATGCGATGGTACTTCAAAGTTATCGGCGCGCTGTAAAACGTATGCTTGAGGGTTGTTGGTGAGTATCAGCACAACTTCAGCATCGGCATTGCGTTTAAAATGCTCCATTAATTTCTGAGCGTTTGAACCGGAACCTGAAGCGAAAATGGCAATTCTTTTTTTCATCGATAATATGTTTTTCAACGAAGATGAAACTGTAATAGTTTCATCGGGCTGAATGTTTAACTGGTATTGAAACTATTATACTAAAACCATTTTATAATTTAAAACTAAATTTTTTACTGGCTTGCAGTTGTCCTTTGTCTGATAAAGCCATATCGCATAATTCGTCTTTTTTTAGTTGCCGAATAGTTTGGTTCAACATCCCCAGTTTCCAATACCAGCGAATAGTTACCTAACGTGACTATTTTAGCGTTTGCAAACGGCTTTGAAGTACCGCCCGATGATTTGGTGCTATCCTTGCAAACCATATCCGAAGCTAAAAATAATTTATTTGCCGTTAGCGACCAACGGCCTACCGCCGAATCGGCATTACATTGAAAATTAGTGTAATTGCAAGAATTATCAGCCTTGAAGGTGAAATACTGAATAATGCTACAGGTTTGATTTAACGTATCTAATGAAACTTGTGAGTCGCCAACATAATTGGTAACGGTTATTGAGGCGAGTTGCCACTTTCCGGCCATCAGCCCTGGTATGTGGCTTAAGTTATCTTTCTTGCATGAATTAACGATCAGCGCAATGCTTAGCA includes:
- the rodA gene encoding rod shape-determining protein RodA; the encoded protein is MSTQQRSFFFNVDWLTVFLYLILCTIGWFNIHAAVYDPNHQSIVDVSTNYGKQFIFICVSAVVGIVILLLESRFIAALAPAFYVVIVLLLILVLIIGRNVGGNQAWINLGGGFRLQPSEFAKFATCLLLARYLSGTNIRVTEPKSFLMAAAIIGFPMLLIMLQPDTGSTLVFCSLIFVLYREGLSPYFLIIAGLFITLFVTSLLYNPLYIILILVAITAFIIFLFKRNRQLIKTMLIGLAICIAFIFSVKFIYTHVLKKHQTERINILLGITTDLRGKGYNVNQSKIAIGSGKLWGKGYLHGTQTQYSFVPEQSTDFIFCTVGEEWGFAGSLTVISLFMFLILRVILIAERQRSPFTRVYGYGVASVLFFHVVINIGMTIGVVPVIGIPLPFISYGGSSLISFTMLLFTLIKLDSNRKSNV
- the mrdA gene encoding penicillin-binding protein 2, with the translated sequence MNKFFERRYVVTGIFIAIILALLGRLYYIQIVDDRYTIYANSNVRRTTILYPARGPILDRNGKILVQNEPIYDVMVNPKEVKPFDTLLLCKMIGIDKEGFDKRFTKAQRQSPTKASIFEKQLSVELYAALQEKLFEFPGFSIVPRTIRTYPDSVAAQFLGFIGEVTDRDIKRSNGYYRLGDYIGVTGVEKAYENVLRGQRGVQIQMVDSHGVFKGSFANGALDTVPRSGERLTSSLDIDLQRLGEKLMQNKLGSIVAIEPSSGEILCYVSSPTYDPNLMVGRERGNNLAKMYNDPYKPFFIRPIQAQYPPGSSFKPLSALIALQEGIISPSETFYCTGNYRVGNRIVHCNHGEAHGTVNMAKAVAESCNGYFTMVFQRIVDRYGVKNTTANFTAWRNNVMKFGLGARLDLDMPAESRGNVPTPLHYDNTYHKGAWRSSTIAALAIGQGELLATPLQLANLECTIANRGFFYKPHLVKAIGTQNVIKKEYIQKNYVGIDSGYFEPVINGMEAVVESGTARRSKIPDVIMCGKTGTAQNPHGEDHSVFVAFAPRDNPKIAIAVVVENSGEGAHWAAPIASFIVEKYLKGKITPRESGFTVDYFANANRLPDLSLYAQDLQKERRRDSIRAARIDSIKRFKADSIKKFKADSIKKERQEAAYNNKPTNWIKSLTGGRSKS
- a CDS encoding rod shape-determining protein MreD; amino-acid sequence: MSRTILINLLRFIVLVFIQVFLLKNITFYNLATPYFYILFILLLPFEVPNVLLFVLSFVLGLTIDAFYDTPGLHASACVVLALVRVLFISITVQKDGFDNEPEPTLSIMGFRWFFTYALILTLFHHFFLLNLEVFSFSEIQYTLSRVVLSSLFTVFLILISGLLFFRRKERK
- the mreC gene encoding rod shape-determining protein MreC; translation: MRNLWIFITKYNAFFLFLIFEISSLLIYIKYNSFQKASFINSTSQVTGTLYGQVDALKGYLSLKETNDSLARENAKLRGQLKASFYVDSVDKRKVNDTVYKQQYSYIVAKVINNSFNKRSNYITIDRGSRDGIQKDMGVITGAGVVGQVIQVTDHLAIVQSVLHKNTRFSAMLAGTKDIGSFVWGNDLDPHKGLLIDIQNNAQPKVGDSVVTSGYSLFPTGIPFGKITNLHAKGGGLLINVEVALAVDFTKLQYVYVVNNKFAGEQTGLEAVQNKNE
- a CDS encoding rod shape-determining protein yields the protein MGLFNFFTQEIAIDLGTANTLIIHNDKVVVDEPSIVAFDRTTNKVIAIGRQAMQMEGKTHDNIRTVRPLKDGVIADFNAAEHMIRGMIKMINQGKGWFFPSLRMVICIPSGITEVEKRAVRDSAEIAGAKEVYLIHEPMAAAVGIGIDVEEPMGNMIIDIGGGTTEIAVIALSGIVCDQSIRVAGDNFDSDIVQYIRRQHNIMIGDRTAEKIKIEVGAALPELSEPPGDFAVQGRDLMTGVPKQIMVSYTEIAHCLDKSISKIEEAILKALEITPPELSADIYQTGIYLTGGGALLRGLDKRVAAKTKLPVHVAEDPLRAVVRGTGTALKNIGNFKFLMQ
- the purH gene encoding bifunctional phosphoribosylaminoimidazolecarboxamide formyltransferase/IMP cyclohydrolase, which codes for MSQSVQIKNALISVYYKDNLEPIIHELNRLGVNIYSTGGTETFIRNLGVNVIPVEDLTSYPSILGGRVKTLHPKVFGGILTRRDFDGDKQQIAQYEIPEIDLVIVDLYPFEETVASGASAEDIIEKIDIGGISLIRAAAKNFKDVVIVASKDDYAGLENILKTQDGATTIDQRRSFAQKAFNISSNYDTHIFNYFNEAEPLPVFKQSIQTSQVLRYGENPHQKGTFYGNLDAMFNKLNGKELSYNNLVDVDAAVAIIDEFTEPTVAILKHTNACGVASRSSIKQAWIDALACDPVSAFGGVIIANAEIDVETATEIDKLFYEVLIAPAFSDEAVKILSGKKNRILLVRQPVELPVKHFKTLLNGVIEQDKDAVIEGPAQMTTVTEKAPTEAELKDLYFANKIVKHTKSNTIVFAKNNQLMASGVGQTSRVDALKQAVIKAQSFGFDLNGAVMASDAFFPFPDCAELAAEAGITAILQPGGSINDKLSVAMCNEKGLAMVTTGVRHFKH
- a CDS encoding four helix bundle protein, which encodes MGAFTDLEVWKKARLLRNNITELVKAFPAEEKYRLTDQIIRSSRSIGNNIAEGHGRFHYLDASKFLVNARGSAAETIDHLIIAFDNNLIDQQTMDNLRQDCEECMRMINGYISYLKKQVEN
- the purN gene encoding phosphoribosylglycinamide formyltransferase, with the protein product MKKRIAIFASGSGSNAQKLMEHFKRNADAEVVLILTNNPQAYVLQRADNFEVPSHIFSRHEFYETDGVIRLLKNLQVDLIVLAGFLWLVPQSLLKAFPNKIINLHPALLPKYGGKGMYGDNVHRKVLEDKEEESGITIHFVNENFDEGEIIHQSKFKIEPGDTLEIVKFKGQQLEHNHFPKVVEALLKKMKS
- a CDS encoding lipocalin family protein, giving the protein MKKAPLLFFLLLLSIALIVNSCKKDNLSHIPGLMAGKWQLASITVTNYVGDSQVSLDTLNQTCSIIQYFTFKADNSCNYTNFQCNADSAVGRWSLTANKLFLASDMVCKDSTKSSGGTSKPFANAKIVTLGNYSLVLETGDVEPNYSATKKRRIMRYGFIRQRTTASQ